CGAGTCGTTCAGGTTAGAACTCCGGCGACCAAAAGGAAACGCACCCCGAACAACGAAATGGCAGGTCCGCCTCCGTGATAATGTAAAGAGCACTCCTGGTGGATTCACCATTGATAAGGCCATCCGGCAAAATGATACCTTTTCAATCGTGGTGGTCAGCGATGGGATTCCGTCAGTCCCGGTGCCCCGTAGCGGAATTATTTTTAAGAATCCGTAGTCGGCCAGCCTGTTTTCACCGGCTACTGTTTCTGACAAAGCCCGGCAGGTTTGGCTCAAACCTGCCGGGCTTTGCAATTTGTGGCATCTTTGGCGAAAACAATACCGTACGAGTGACATCCAAATTTCAATCAACCCATTTCAGTCGCACCAACCCCGAAGCTTGAGTTCTGGGAAATGAACGGGCCATGCCATTGAACAAAAAATGGCTGGCCGATTCATTCTTCATTCTTCAACCTTCCTTCATTGTGAACCAACCGTCGCCACACCGTCACACCAATCCGAAATGAGGAGTCCAGTTTGTCTATGAACCTGGTCATTGAACATCTTTCGAAAACCTACCCCAACGGCGTCAAGGCCCTCCACGACCTGTCGCTGACCATCAACCGTGGCATGTTTGGGCTGCTTGGTCCAAATGGCGCCGGGAAATCGAGTTTAATGAGAACGATTGCCACCCTGCAGGAAGCCGATGAAGGGCAGATCCGGTTGGGTGAGATTGATGTGCTCAACGACAAGGACGCGGTGCGACGGATACTTGGGTATCTGCCTCAGGAGTTTGGGGTTTATCCACGCATGAGCGCCGAGGCCATGCTGGATCACATTGCGATTTTAAAAGGAATTACCAGTGCGAAAGAACGCAAAGAGGTGGTGGCGGCGCTGTTGCACCAGACCAATTTGTTTGATGTGCGCAAAAAACACCTCGGCGGCTACTCCGGCGGGATGAAGCAACGTTTTGGAATTGCCCAGGCCCTGCTGGGAAACCCGAAGTTGATCATTGTTGACGAGCCAACGGCTGGCCTTGACCCGGCGGAGCGCAACCGGTTTCTGGACCTGCTGAGCGAAATCGGGGAAAACGTGATTGTGATCCTCTCGACCCACATCGTCGAAGACGTCAAAGAACTCTGCACCCAAATGGCGATTATCAACAAAGGCCGGGTCCTGCTTTCCGGCAATCCAGTTGAGGCGATTGAATCAGTCCACGGAAAAATCTGGAAAAAATTTATCCACAAAACCGAACTTGAGACCTATCAGCGTGAATTTGACATCATTTCCACCCGCCTGGTCGCCGGGAAAACTGAAATCCACACCTATGCCGACATTCGGCCTGATGCCTCGTTCCACCCGGCTGAAACTGATTTGGAAGACGTGTATTTCCACACGCTTAAAAACGGCACCACGGTTTGAAAAACCAGGGTTCAGGGTTACTAATCCCCCCGGATTTTGTGGGTTGGCAAACCCTATATCGAAAACAAAGGACTTAGCTAACCTACATTTTTGTGGGTGACAGATAAAACAGCTCAAAACAGGCTATTTTTCGGACTTTTTGCTTCATTTTGAGCATATCATCCCACAAAATCCGGGGGGATTAGCAGGATTAAAGGACATTAAAGGACGAAAGGGACATAAAATCGAAAACCCTGAACCCTGAACCCCGAACCCCGAACCCTGAATAATTTCTCAAGAGCAGGTGGATATGTTTGCTGAAATCTTTCGCTTTGAAATGAATTACCGGTTTAAGCGCATTTCGACTTATGTGTATTTCGGACTGTGGTTTCTGATGGGGTTTCTCTATACCAGCACTGAAGGACTCAGTATTGGCGTTGGCGGAAAGGTCCTCAAAAATGGTCCCTATGGAATCAGCCTGATGACAGCGGTGCTCGGCGCCTTTGGAGTCATGATTACGTCGGCCATTTTCGGGACGGCCATTCACCGGGATTTTGAACAAAATACCTATTCGACCCTCTTTACCACGCCGCTCACCAGGCGCAGCTATTTGGGAGGCCGCTTTCTCGCCTCGTATCTGGTGATGCTGCTGGTGTATGCCGGAATTCCGCTTGGAATGCTGATTGGAGGATTGATGCCCTGGGCAGATAAAACCAAGCTCATGCCGGTGCATCTCGCCAATTATTTTCAGCCGTTCCTGGTTTTAGCCGTCCCGTCAATTTTTCTGACCGGAGCACTCTTCTTTCTGGTTGGCGCTCTTTCCCGAAGCCTGCTGGCGGTGTATTTGCAGGGGGTGGTGTTTTTTGCGCTGTATTTGATCACGCTCCCGCTGATTCGGGAAATCGGAAATGATACGCTGCCGGGTCTGGCTGACCCACTTGGAATCGTCGCCATCAACATCATTACCAAATATTGGACCGTCGCTGAACGCAACAGCCAGTTACTGCCGATGACCGGAGTTTTGCTCTATAACCGATTGATTTGGGTGGGAGTTGGCGTAATGGCCCTGGCATTGGTCATGCGGTTTTTCACATTTTCATCGGAAATGCCTTCCTTTTTAGGAAGCCGGAAGAAAAAGGTTCAGGCTGACGAACCCGCCGTTCCAAAACCAGCACATCTTGAGTTACCAGTTGTCCGACAATTGTTTTCAGGCTCAACCCGCTGGCTTCAATTTCTGACGTTGACCCGATTGAATTTCTTGAGCGTGGTCAAAGAAATTCCCTTTATGGCGATTGTGTTCATCGGAATGTTCATTCTGATGCTCAATGGCTCACAGGCAGGGAAGTTCTATGGAACGCAAGTCTTTCCAGTGACTTACATCATCATCGAAGTCATTCAGGGTGGATTCAGTCTCTTTTTTATCATCCTGATCACCATGTATGCCGGGGAACTGGTTTGGAAGGAGCGCGGGGTTAAGTTTGA
Above is a genomic segment from Acidobacteriota bacterium containing:
- a CDS encoding ABC transporter ATP-binding protein, which gives rise to MNLVIEHLSKTYPNGVKALHDLSLTINRGMFGLLGPNGAGKSSLMRTIATLQEADEGQIRLGEIDVLNDKDAVRRILGYLPQEFGVYPRMSAEAMLDHIAILKGITSAKERKEVVAALLHQTNLFDVRKKHLGGYSGGMKQRFGIAQALLGNPKLIIVDEPTAGLDPAERNRFLDLLSEIGENVIVILSTHIVEDVKELCTQMAIINKGRVLLSGNPVEAIESVHGKIWKKFIHKTELETYQREFDIISTRLVAGKTEIHTYADIRPDASFHPAETDLEDVYFHTLKNGTTV